From Mucilaginibacter rubeus, a single genomic window includes:
- a CDS encoding four helix bundle protein translates to MRDYKKLDVWKKVHLLTKQVYAEILPIMPREEQFALTNQLRRSTYSIPLNIVEGCGKNTDKDFTHYLDNALGSAHEVEYTVYLIYDLGFIPTEIYDKTNTSINEVKAMLIGFIKFLRSDN, encoded by the coding sequence ATGAGAGATTATAAAAAACTTGATGTTTGGAAAAAGGTACACTTGCTCACAAAGCAAGTGTATGCTGAAATATTGCCCATAATGCCTCGTGAAGAACAATTTGCCTTAACCAATCAACTACGTAGATCCACTTATTCTATCCCTTTAAATATAGTTGAGGGATGCGGTAAAAATACTGATAAAGATTTCACTCATTACCTGGATAATGCGTTGGGGTCTGCACACGAAGTAGAATATACCGTTTATCTGATTTATGATCTGGGATTTATTCCAACTGAAATTTACGACAAAACAAACACCTCGATTAACGAAGTGAAAGCGATGTTAATTGGGTTTATTAAATTTTTGAGAAGCGATAATTAA